A portion of the Zootoca vivipara chromosome 6, rZooViv1.1, whole genome shotgun sequence genome contains these proteins:
- the TRNAU1AP gene encoding tRNA selenocysteine 1-associated protein 1 isoform X1 → MAASLWMGDLEPYMDENFISRAFATMGELVLSVKIIRNRLTGIPAGYCFVEFADLATAEKCLHKINGKPLPGATPTKRFKLNYATYGKQPDNSPEYSLFVGDLSPDVDDGMIYEFFVKVYPSCRGGKVVVDQTGVSKGYGFVKFSDELEQKRALIECQGAVGLGSKPIRLSVAIPKANRLKTVEYNQMYNYNYNQYYQQYQNYYAHWGYDQNTGSYSYSYPQYGYTQSTMQNYEEVGEDALEDPMPQMDVGEANKQFMEQSEELYDALIECHWQPLDSVSSEIQAM, encoded by the exons ATGGCCGCCAGCCTGTGGATGGGAGAC CTGGAGCCGTACATGGATGAGAATTTCATTTCGAGAGCCTTTGCTACTATGGGAGAGCTAGTTCTGAGTGTAAAAATAATTCGGAATAGGTTGACAGG GATTCCAGCAGGCTATTGCTTTGTAGAATTTGCTGACTTGGCCACTGCAGAAAAATGTTTACATAAAATCAACGGGAAACCTCTTCCTGGTGCCACACCA ACAAAGCGATTTAAATTAAACTATGCCACATATGGAAAGCAGCCTGACAACAG cCCAGAATATTCACTATTTGTAGGAGATCTGTCTCCTGATGTAGACGATGGGATGATATATGAGTTCTTTGTAAAAGTGTACCCGTCATGTAGGGGCGGCAAAGTTGTCGTGGACCAGACGGGAGTTTCCAA AGGCTATGGTTTTGTGAAATTCTCAGATGAATTGGAACAGAAAAGAGCACTGATAGAGTGCCAGGGGGCTGTCGGCCTTGGTTCTAAACCGATACGCTTGAGTGTTGCCATACCAAAAGC tAACCGGCTGAAGACAGTCGAGTACAACCAGATGTACAACTATAACTATAACCAGTACTACCAACAGTATCAGAACTACTATGCACATTGGGGATATGATCAGAACACAGGCAGTTACAGCTACAGCTATCCACAGTACGGCTACACACAAAGCACCATGCAG AACTATGAAGAGGTTGGTGAAGATGCATTAGAAG aTCCAATGCCCCAGATGGATGTGGGAGAAGCGAACAAACAGTTCATGGAACAGAGCGAAGAACTCTACGATGCCTTGATAGAATGTCATTGGCAGCCTTTGGACAGTGTCTCTTCAGAGATTCAAGCCATGTAG
- the TRNAU1AP gene encoding tRNA selenocysteine 1-associated protein 1 isoform X2, whose translation MKTLSYWSSIERIPAGYCFVEFADLATAEKCLHKINGKPLPGATPTKRFKLNYATYGKQPDNSPEYSLFVGDLSPDVDDGMIYEFFVKVYPSCRGGKVVVDQTGVSKGYGFVKFSDELEQKRALIECQGAVGLGSKPIRLSVAIPKANRLKTVEYNQMYNYNYNQYYQQYQNYYAHWGYDQNTGSYSYSYPQYGYTQSTMQNYEEVGEDALEDPMPQMDVGEANKQFMEQSEELYDALIECHWQPLDSVSSEIQAM comes from the exons ATGAAAACACTATCCTATTGGTCATCAATTGAAAG GATTCCAGCAGGCTATTGCTTTGTAGAATTTGCTGACTTGGCCACTGCAGAAAAATGTTTACATAAAATCAACGGGAAACCTCTTCCTGGTGCCACACCA ACAAAGCGATTTAAATTAAACTATGCCACATATGGAAAGCAGCCTGACAACAG cCCAGAATATTCACTATTTGTAGGAGATCTGTCTCCTGATGTAGACGATGGGATGATATATGAGTTCTTTGTAAAAGTGTACCCGTCATGTAGGGGCGGCAAAGTTGTCGTGGACCAGACGGGAGTTTCCAA AGGCTATGGTTTTGTGAAATTCTCAGATGAATTGGAACAGAAAAGAGCACTGATAGAGTGCCAGGGGGCTGTCGGCCTTGGTTCTAAACCGATACGCTTGAGTGTTGCCATACCAAAAGC tAACCGGCTGAAGACAGTCGAGTACAACCAGATGTACAACTATAACTATAACCAGTACTACCAACAGTATCAGAACTACTATGCACATTGGGGATATGATCAGAACACAGGCAGTTACAGCTACAGCTATCCACAGTACGGCTACACACAAAGCACCATGCAG AACTATGAAGAGGTTGGTGAAGATGCATTAGAAG aTCCAATGCCCCAGATGGATGTGGGAGAAGCGAACAAACAGTTCATGGAACAGAGCGAAGAACTCTACGATGCCTTGATAGAATGTCATTGGCAGCCTTTGGACAGTGTCTCTTCAGAGATTCAAGCCATGTAG